In Strix uralensis isolate ZFMK-TIS-50842 chromosome 7, bStrUra1, whole genome shotgun sequence, the following proteins share a genomic window:
- the PPRC1 gene encoding peroxisome proliferator-activated receptor gamma coactivator-related protein 1, producing MAALRGGAVPAAARAGVGGAAAAAAPRGLVGGGALREPPLRAGSPLQCFSLEEDDLNLTSLDAETILEAEEILGTMQNYLDSSVISIIEDLSLSEQSKACLDAQNELSLLTAITEILDSTDDETLSPFDTIMDAELLTSPRERENPSFQKFLSLSRSSLECESPALEQPKALRSLSSSSSISVVGKTDTDMAWDRVTHGLEDPVLPKKQVCSTPRVERKMGRYWAREQPLPQRSDGEEEEEEAALSPELDSSMEAGEFCVSGAGVALEEHEDPCIINTGDVSLSELVKSMHPYCLPTFTVCLDPETEPVAKELLSGPVLLEIVPGEGESVEIPVVLQPLAPSFPNLEPQLLGVEEGTGESIPEDQQLPGAPAQENRVEEEKLPGKEPSCSTPESTSPPETAAPGAWRPDSSSQRSTEAPAGGKREGSKKGRGRERARKSRKKKAEEDQSEQARPGRDSVAHRLRSAGSGQPPSQPAGSRRRAACPSVQVSDFLAQQLERARKEGQMELRTEQAPRPRGRPRSTAGVSLLEKAQRELQKELVLETVSMAPEKAETVVPLEKTTPSVEEQPAAACPGPADQAEGRGDAQPAAGQGDGVSEAASPLPERDVGLEPPLSLPVTEPSEGLPREAKPKALSLREYRIRMLHRQPSQGGRKDGEKQAASKWPSVPEPPTELAEIPCLVSPVRPATEVASVQKSPEKPTSPAAVPSPASKAPTALALAPAPATAPAPATAPPPPSTPMPFVAPNVPPAAGVAPAGMPPASASAYTLYPPVPSWPCFSPQPVGCHGLPPLPSASSSSTFHMVPGLPPPAMAWPPPAVPPPPPFGPGGPYAPVGWPPPSYWPGIPMPPPVPPLAYGDPGAALQGAAAFPASGHPSTALLHGQAPAAPVLSCPEPPAFPAQPPATPVSEMGAAGGPARPATSRVSDPRRQARLAGESSLPKAPPAPAPAQPLAAPLAAAAQPSSVPPAAPAQHTAAPQAAPSQPLEEPQAATPTQLPKAPPAAISCPAEVSPATGPAAESPGTHPTEEAAGPGKGAVEKTLPEPKAAAGQEPPSQKSTSQAVAPPPKAGRESSLPSKAPATRPWRHQPLLCPAQPSDRSKDIVQAFISEIGIEATDLSSLLEQFEKSEAKKEEGPVQLPEDRRLTGSSGPETQQDRKPPDGLQASELANVAGLTPPATPPHQLWKPLPAVSLLAKAQSPGSAPQEGPQKTAKLMKAKPLPPSKLQGKNLAPAPTSSAPSHVCSGDHDYCIPGAAQPESNGSPGTQPRAEGGSRWNVKHHRDITIKPISSLTKRTLDQPKPTPPAPATTVGPNQEPLGTACLAPLDYRTSVPNKATAGCSSPPTSVLLSPAASPCRDQELRTPSAQPNRAAAKRSLRCYRRPRDSPSPSASSWRAGRSRASRSFSSSSDGASESSSSSSSSSSRSRSRSFSPPPKRWRRYRSRCSHSSSSHSSCGSCGRSRDRSSSSSSTSSYSSRSTSRSQSRSPSPCRRSNRRRRYSYDAQDHYQRQRILQKERAIEERRVVFIGKIPSRMTRSELRHRFSVFGDIEECTLHFRSEGDNYGFVTYRYAEEAFAAIESGHKLRRPDEQPFDLCFGGRRQFCRRNYADLDSNREDFDPAPVKSKFDSLDFDTLLRQAQRSLRR from the exons atggcggcgctgCGGGGCGGAGCGGtgcccgccgcggcccgggcTGGGGTCGGCGGCGCCGCGGCCGCGGCCGCTCCGCGAGGGCTGGTAGGCGGCGGAGCCCTGCGAGAGCCGCCCCTCCGCGCCGGCAGCCCCCTGCAG TGCTTTTCCCTCGAGGAGGATGACCTGAACTTAACGTCGCTGGATGCAGAAACCATCTTGGAGGCTGAAGAGATCCTGGGGACGATGCAGAACTATCTCGACTCCTCTGTGATCTCCATCATCGAAGACCTCTCTCTGAGCGAG CAGAGCAAGGCCTGCCTGGATGCGCAGAATGAGCTGTCCCTGCTGACAGCCATCACCGAGATCCTGGACAGCACGGATGATGAGACCCTGTCCCCCTTCGACACCATCATGGACGCAGAGCTGCTGACCTCGCCTCGGGAGCGGGAGAATCCCTCG TTTCAGAAGTTTCTCAGCTTATCTCGTTCATCGCTGGAGTGTGAGagccctgccctggagcagcccaAGGCTCTCAGgtctctcagcagcagcagcagtatctCTGTGGTTGGGAAG ACCGACACAGACATGGCTTGGGACCGTGTCACTCATGGCCTTGAGGACCCGGTGCTGCCAAAGAAGCAAGTCTGCAGCACCCCGAGGGTGGAGAGGAAGATGGGCCGGTACTGGGCCCGAGAGCAACCCTTGCCACAGCGCAGCGacggggaggaagaggaggaggaggctgcctTGAGCCCAGAGCTAGACAGCAGCATGGAGGCTGGGGAGTTCTGTGTGAGCGGAGCTGGGGTGGCACTGGAGGAGCACGAAGACCCCTGCATCATCAACACAGGCGACGTGTCCCTGAGCGAGCTGGTGAAGTCCATGCACCCATACTGCCTGCCCACCTTCACTGTGTGCCTGGACCCCGAGACTGAGCCTGTGGCCAAGGAGCTCCTGAGCGGTCCTGTCTTGCTGGAAATTGTGCCTGGTGAGGGGGAGAGCGTGGAGATCCCCGTGGTCCTGCAGCCCTTGGCTCCCAGCTTCCCCAACCTGGAGCCCCAGCTCCTGGGAGTAGAGGAGGGTACAGGGGAGTCAATCCCAGAGGATCAACAGCTGCCAGGAGCTCCAGCCCAGGAAAAcagggtggaggaggagaaaCTGCCTGGGAAGGAGCCCTCCTGCAGTACCCCAGAGAGCACGTCCCCACCGGAGACAGCAGCACCCGGAGCCTGGCGCCCTGACAGCAGCTCCCAGCGCAGCACGGAGGCCCCAGCGGGTGGCAAACGCGAGGGCTCCAAGAAGGGACGTGGCCGTGAGAGAGCAAGGAAGAGTCGGAAAAAGAAAGCTGAGGAGGACCAAAGTGAGCAGGCCAGGCCAGGCAGGGACAGCGTGGCCCACCGACTCCGCTCAGCCGGCTCTGGGCAGCCCCCGAGCCAGCCTGCCGGCAGCCGGCGACGGGCAGCATGTCCCTCTGTCCAGGTCTCGGACttcctggcacagcagctggagCGAGCCCGGAAGGAGGGGCAGATGGAGCTGCGGACCGAGCAGGCACCGCGGCCACGGGGCAGGCCCCGGAGCACGGCGGGGGTCTCCCTGCTTGAGAAAGCGCAGCGGGAGCTGCAAAAGGAGCTGGTGCTAGAAACGGTGAGCATGGCCCCGGAGAAGGCTGAGACTGTGGTGCCTCTGGAGAAGACCACACCAAGTGTGgaggagcagccagcagctgcatgTCCCGGCCCTGCAGACCAGGCTGAGGGCAGGGGAGATGCACAGCCGGCTGCCGGACAGGGTGACGGAGTTTCGGAGGCTGCCTCTCCACTCCCAGAGCGAGACGTGGGGCTGGAGCCCCCCCTGAGCCTGCCGGTGACAGAACCGAGTGAGGGCCTGCCCAGGGAAGCCAAACCCAAGGCCTTGAGCCTGCGGGAATACCGCATCCGCATGCTGCACCGCCAGCCCAGCCAGGGCGGCAGGAAGGATGGCGAGAAGCAAGCAGCCAGCAAGTGGCCCAGCGTCCCTGAGCCTCCGACAGAGCTGGCAGAGATCCCCTGCCTGGTGTCACCCGTGCGCCCTGCCACCGAGGTGGCCAGTGTGCAGAAGAGCCCGGAGAAAcccaccagccctgctgctgtcCCTTCTCCTGCCAGCAAAGCTCCCACCGCTCTGGCTTTGGCTCCGGCACCTGCCACGGCTCCGGCACCTGCCACGGCTCCACCACCCCCATCAACACCAATGCCTTTTGTTGCACCAAACGTGCCCCCAGCCGCTGGGGTGGCCCCTGCTGGGATGCCGCCAGCTTCTGCCAGTGCTTACACCCTTTACCCACCAGTGCCTTCCTGGCCCTGCTTCAGCCCGCAGCCCGTGGGCTGCCATGGTTTGCCCCCGCTGCCCAGTGCCAGCTCCTCCAGTACTTTTCACATGGTGCCTGGCCTCCCGCCTCCAGCCATGGCCTGGCCCCCGCCGGCTGTGCCACCCCCGCCTCCATTTGGCCCCGGTGGCCCCTATGCCCCGGTGGGGTGGCCACCACCATCGTACTGGCCAGGAATCCCCATGCCACCTCCGGTGCCTCCCCTGGCATACGGGGACCCCGGAGCGGCGCTGCAGGGCgctgctgccttcccagccaGTGGCCACCCCAGCACGGCCCTGCTGCATGGGCAGGCTCCCGCCGCCCCTGTACTCAGCTGCCCGGAGCCACCGGCCTTCCCTGCCCAGCCGCCCGCCACTCCGGTCAGTGAGATGGGGGCTGCAGGTGGCCCGGCCAGGCCAGCGACCAGCAGGGTGTCGGACCCCAGGAGGCAGGCACGGCTGGCGGGGGAGAGCTCTCTCCCCAAGGCCCCtccggccccagcccctgcccagcccctggcagcccctttggctgctgctgcccagcccagcagtgtccctcctgcagctccagcccagcacaCGGCAGCCCCCCaggctgccccctcccagcctctggaGGAACCCCAGGCTGCGACCCCCACCCAGCTTCCAAAGGCCCCCCCAGCTGCCATCTCTTGCCCTGCGGAGGTGTCCCCTGCCACTGGCCCAGCTGCAGAGTCCCCTGGCACCCACCCGACGGAGGAGGCTGCAGGGCCGGGCAAAGGGGCAGTGGAGAAAACCCTGCCGGAGCCCaaggcagctgctgggcaggagccGCCCAGCCAAAAATCCACCTCCCAGGCTGTGGCACCACCACCGAAAGCGGGTCGAGAGAGCAGCCTGCCCTCCAAGGCACCCGCCACGCGGCCGTGGAGGCACCAGCCGCTGCTCTGCCCGGCACAGCCCAGCGATAGGAGCAAGGACATCGTGCAAGCCTTCATCAGCGAGATCG GGATTGAAGCCACCGACCTGTCCAGCCTGCTGGAGCAGTTTGAGAAGTCTGAAG CCAAGAAGGAGGAGGGTCCCGTGCAGCTCCCTGAGGACAGGCGGCTGACGGGGAGCTCCGG GCCTGAGACTCAGCAGGACAGGAAGCCCCCGGATGGCCTGCAGGCCTCTGAGCTGGCCAATGTGGCAG GCCTCACCCCCCCAGCAACACCCCCCCACCAGCTCTGGAAGCCATTGCCTGCTGTctcactgctggccaaggcccaGTCGCCCGGGTCTGCACCCCAGGAAGGGCCCCAGAAGACAGCCAAGCTGATGAAAGCCAAGCCGCTGCCCCCAAGCAAGCTCCAGGGGAAGAACCTGGCGCCGGCACCCACCAGCTCAGCCCCCAGCCACGTCTGCTCGGGAGACCACGACTACTGCATCCCAGGGGCAGCGCAGCCAGAGAGCAACGGCAGCCCCGGCACGCAGCCCCGGGCCGAGGGTGGCTCCCGCTGGAATGTCAAACACCACCGGGACATCACTATCAAACCCATCTCTTCCTTAACCAAACGGACGCTGGACCAGCCCAAGCCCACCCCGCCAGCCCCTGCCACCACCGTGGGGCCCAACCAGGAGCCTCTGGGGACGGCCTGCCTTGCCCCCCTGGATTATCGGACTAGCGTCCCCAACAAGGCCACCGCCGGGTGCAGCAGTCCCCCCACCTCGGTGCTCCTGTCTCCAGCTGCATCCCCCTGCCGGGACCAGGAGCTGCGGACTCCCAGTGCCCAGCCCAACCGTGCTGCTGCCAAGAGGTCCCTGCGCTGCTACCGGAGACCCCGGGACTcgcccagcccctctgccagcagctggagggctggCCGGAGCCGTGCCAGCCGCTCTTTCAGCTCCAGTTCGGATGGAGCTAGCGAgtcctcatcttcatcttcatcctcGTCCTCCCGATCCCGGTCACGGTCgttctccccaccccccaagcGGTGGCGAAG GTACCGCTCAAGATGTtcccacagctcctcctcccacTCCAGCTGTGGGTCATGTGGCAGGTCCCGGGACAGGTCCTCATCCTCATCATCAACATCCTCCTACTCGTCCAGGTCCACGTCCCGCAGCCAGTCCCGCTCCCCCTCACCCTGCAGGAGGAGTAACAGGCGGAGAAG ATACAGTTATGACGCACAGGACCACTACCAAAGGCAGAGGATCCTCCAGAAGGAACGTGCAATA GAGGAGCGGCGAGTTGTGTTTATTGGCAAGATCCCCAGCAGGATGACACGGTCGGAGCTGCGGCACCGCTTCTCTGTGTTTGGGGACATTGAGGAGTGCACCCTGCATTTCCGCTCTGAGGG AGACAACTATGGCTTTGTCACCTACCGCTATGCTGAGGAAGCCTTTGCTGCCATTGAGAGTGGACACAAGCTGCGGCGCCCGGACGAGCAGCCCTTCGATCTGTGCTTCGGCGGCCGCCGGCAGTTCTGCAGGAGGAACTATGCTGACTTGG ACTCAAACCGGGAGGATTTCGACCCAGCCCCCGTCAAGAGCAAGTTTGACTCCCTGGACTTCGATACGCTGCTGCGGCAGGCACAGCGCAGCCTGCGGAGGTAG
- the LOC141946026 gene encoding uncharacterized protein LOC141946026 — translation MKSCELTPVCCAPALPGGTKPPGQRIAGHKHSQVAGTPPCPGGPILLAGTHPLPKGAAFTAGEAEPAAGWARTGPKECCDMSSLTPVPETPRNRPAQHRVAMTPRCLHQSAPGGRHSARGIYQAGGSPRRGGRGKQHLPSKHRQQHEESPGESARVCRMRPWDPHRSLPPSMSRCTPRCPAAPGCFRAGAHAHGGCPTPPLQRPARSALSLSPRICRRRHVAQLGLVTAGDAWRQLGRREGNCNGLSPGRACPSRDPKHVGREALPPARGVPWAGSLQGVPGKVLTSEMSLPCCGDREGASPTGREHSSAPLLPLSAPTTSL, via the exons ATGAAATCCTGTGAGCTGACGCCTGtgtgctgtgctcctgctctgcctgggggcacgAAGCCACCCGGCCAGCGCATTGCTGGCCACAAGCACTCCCAGGTCGCAGGGACACCTCCCTGCCCCGGGGGTCCCATCCTGCTGGCTGGCACCCACCCACTCCCCAAGGGAGCAGCTTTCACAGCAG GCGAAGCCgagccagcagcagggtgggctcGCACCGGCCCCAAGGAATGCTGTGACATGTCCAGCCTCACGCCAGTGCCTGAAACCCCGAGAAACCGCCCTGCCCAGCACAGGGTAGCCATGACCCCACGCTGCCTTCACCAGAGCGCACCAGGCGGACGACACAGCGCACGTGGCATCTACCAGGCAGGTGGTTCGCCGCGCAGAGGGGGACGGGGCAAACAGCATCTTCCATCCAAGCATCGCCAGCAACACGAAGAGAGCCCAGGTGAGAGTGCACGGGTGTGCAGGATGAGGCCTTGGGACCCCCACCGCTCCCTCCCCCCCAGCATGTCCAGGTGCACCCCAAGgtgcccagcagccccagggtgtTTCAGAGCAGGAGCCCACGCTCATGGGGGCTGCCCGACCCCCCCGCTGCAGCGCCCAGCCCGCTCCGCGCTGTCCCTCTCCCCGCGCATCTGTCGCAGGAGGCACGTGGCACAGCTTGGCCTCGTGACGGCGGGGGACGCATGGCGCCAGCTCGGCAGAAGGGAGGGAAACTGCAACGGGCTGTCCCCCGGCCGGGCATGTCCATCCCGGGACCCAAAGCATGTGGGTCGGGAagccctccctcctgccagagGGGTGCCATGGGCAGGATCCCTGCAAGGCGTCCCAGGGAAGGTGCTGACCTCGGAAATGTCGCTTCCCTGCTGTGGAGACAGAGAGGGAGCCAGCCCCACGGGGAGagagcacagctctgctcccctcctccctctctctgcacCAACAACATCACTATAG